The Deinococcus aerolatus genome contains a region encoding:
- a CDS encoding alpha/beta hydrolase: MKPSRRLSRPRPLVLVLLSLGLIGTATVTVGWYFADALVWASPVRRRIPTTRILGVQGLPQLASGSGRPTPAARSSSFSQVTLTRNPATTHAGVLGLEWEDPDGVPRFAQLGPVLMQTRRTVTRAVRWQEAALTVGQAVRPTTVGLGTPASRGLAYQEVLVPAPHGSMPAWLVPGGPSGAADTDWVIVTHGYRGLRQDALRVLPTFAGLGLTSLTITYRNAHGAPRTPQGVYRLSAEEWEDLEAAVQFAQAHGARQIVLMGFSMGGGITLAFLRYSALASRIAGVVLDSPPLEWRSLIRHFARRYYVRPFARLVESLTVMKSGQDFDAVDHLSVMHQFQTPTLLFHGSADRTVPVAQVERFAHARPDIVEYHRVEGAEHIRSWNMNPEWYEATLNRFLRRVLANEC, from the coding sequence GTGAAGCCATCCAGACGCCTGTCAAGACCACGTCCCCTGGTTCTGGTCCTGCTGAGCCTCGGCCTGATTGGCACGGCCACCGTGACCGTGGGCTGGTACTTTGCCGACGCGCTGGTGTGGGCCTCTCCGGTCCGCCGGCGCATTCCCACCACCCGCATCCTGGGCGTCCAGGGCCTGCCGCAGCTGGCCTCTGGGTCTGGACGGCCCACACCCGCTGCCCGGAGCTCATCCTTTTCACAAGTGACCCTGACCCGCAACCCGGCCACCACCCATGCTGGCGTGCTGGGATTGGAATGGGAGGACCCGGACGGCGTGCCGCGCTTTGCCCAGCTCGGGCCAGTTCTAATGCAGACCCGCCGCACTGTGACCCGCGCCGTCCGGTGGCAGGAGGCTGCCCTGACGGTGGGCCAGGCGGTGCGCCCCACCACCGTTGGGCTGGGCACCCCGGCGTCGCGTGGCCTGGCCTACCAGGAGGTCCTGGTCCCTGCTCCCCACGGTTCCATGCCCGCGTGGCTGGTGCCTGGCGGCCCAAGTGGCGCGGCGGATACCGACTGGGTGATCGTGACCCACGGGTACCGGGGCCTACGGCAGGACGCCCTGCGCGTGCTGCCCACCTTCGCCGGACTGGGCCTGACCAGCCTGACCATCACATACCGCAACGCCCACGGCGCGCCCCGCACCCCGCAGGGGGTCTACCGGCTCAGTGCCGAGGAATGGGAGGACTTGGAGGCCGCCGTGCAGTTTGCCCAGGCCCATGGGGCCCGGCAGATCGTGCTGATGGGCTTCAGCATGGGGGGCGGCATCACGCTGGCGTTCCTGCGCTACAGCGCGCTGGCCTCCCGGATCGCAGGCGTGGTGCTGGATTCCCCGCCGCTGGAGTGGAGATCGCTGATCCGTCACTTTGCCCGGCGGTATTACGTGCGGCCGTTTGCGCGTCTGGTGGAGTCCCTGACGGTCATGAAGAGCGGGCAGGACTTTGACGCCGTCGATCACCTGAGCGTGATGCATCAGTTTCAGACACCGACGCTGCTGTTTCACGGCAGCGCGGACCGGACGGTGCCGGTGGCGCAGGTGGAACGTTTTGCGCACGCCAGACCGGACATCGTGGAGTATCACCGGGTGGAGGGGGCTGAACACATTCGGAGTTGGAACATGAACCCGGAATGGTACGAGGCGACGCTGAACCGGTTTCTACGCCGGGTGCTGGCAAATGAATGCTGA
- a CDS encoding coiled-coil domain-containing protein, giving the protein MSDVREGGDLPELDGEKQRRSMISARRHVGAAGFAQSEALEQIVSAGREQITVAQALRRVVATTQTQLQAQLRDGAVTADLQAAQVQVARLEQMIASGQAQIDAAHILQQAIQDALVNVRGTPLENISAGLLTTLGAEVQRQAKALEALIAMAISAAASTEQIMTLEQVSADVAEQSESAEHERTERELAHLDDMHQQTLRRIRQLEREGQAHAAQKVQLEDEAESAQRDIEVLEAAEARNLEQIANLEGRQQASEQRRTGLEATAAQRQARIEELGGQPADQKPVG; this is encoded by the coding sequence ATGAGTGATGTCCGAGAAGGCGGAGACCTTCCTGAGCTTGACGGAGAAAAGCAGCGGCGCTCGATGATCTCGGCGCGTCGTCACGTGGGGGCGGCGGGGTTTGCCCAGAGTGAGGCGCTTGAACAGATCGTGAGCGCGGGCCGGGAACAGATTACCGTGGCCCAGGCCCTCCGGCGGGTCGTGGCCACCACCCAGACCCAGTTGCAGGCCCAGTTGCGAGACGGTGCCGTGACCGCAGACCTCCAGGCCGCACAGGTCCAGGTGGCCAGGCTGGAGCAGATGATTGCTTCCGGCCAGGCCCAGATTGACGCGGCACACATCCTTCAGCAGGCCATCCAGGACGCCCTGGTCAACGTGCGGGGGACCCCACTGGAGAACATCAGCGCCGGGTTGCTGACCACCCTGGGCGCTGAGGTGCAGCGGCAGGCAAAGGCGCTGGAGGCGCTGATTGCCATGGCCATCAGCGCCGCGGCAAGCACCGAACAGATCATGACGCTGGAGCAGGTCAGTGCCGACGTGGCCGAGCAGTCCGAGTCTGCAGAACACGAGCGCACGGAGCGGGAACTCGCCCATCTGGACGACATGCACCAGCAAACGTTGCGCCGGATTCGTCAGCTGGAACGGGAGGGGCAGGCCCACGCGGCGCAGAAAGTGCAGCTGGAGGACGAGGCCGAGAGTGCACAGCGTGACATAGAGGTGCTGGAAGCGGCCGAGGCCCGTAACCTGGAGCAGATCGCCAACCTCGAAGGGCGGCAACAGGCCTCGGAGCAGCGCCGCACCGGGCTGGAGGCCACCGCCGCGCAGCGTCAGGCCCGGATTGAGGAGTTGGGTGGCCAGCCCGCAGACCAGAAGCCCGTCGGGTAA
- a CDS encoding acetamidase/formamidase family protein, producing the protein MTARPKCTIHDHHYGWDNSLPPALEVESGETIEFEVIDSGGGQFTPASTHADVATLDFSKINAVTGPVYVHGAEPGDALTVDILEFRPSGFGWTAIIPGFGLLADEFSDPYLKLWQYSDITAEFLPGIQLPVRPFPGTIGNAPAEAGHHSVVPPRAVGGNMDIRDLTAGSTLHLPVAVPGALFSVGDTHAAQGDGEVCGTAIESAMHVTLRFTLNKGAHLKTPRFSTPGPVTGHIDQAGYHVTTGIGPDLYAAAQDATRAMIDFMSGEYGLSPQEAYLLCSVAADLRISEIVDVPNWLVGLYLPRSIFR; encoded by the coding sequence ATGACCGCCAGACCCAAATGCACCATCCACGACCACCATTACGGGTGGGACAACAGCCTGCCGCCCGCGCTGGAAGTCGAGAGCGGCGAGACCATCGAATTTGAGGTGATCGATTCCGGCGGCGGCCAGTTCACGCCGGCCTCCACCCACGCCGACGTGGCGACCCTGGATTTCTCGAAGATCAACGCGGTGACCGGGCCGGTGTACGTGCACGGCGCGGAGCCGGGCGACGCGCTGACCGTCGACATTCTGGAGTTCAGGCCCTCGGGCTTCGGCTGGACCGCCATTATTCCCGGCTTCGGCCTGCTGGCCGATGAATTCTCCGATCCGTACCTCAAGCTGTGGCAGTACAGCGACATCACGGCGGAATTCCTGCCGGGCATTCAGCTGCCGGTGCGGCCCTTTCCCGGCACCATCGGCAATGCGCCGGCCGAAGCGGGCCACCACTCGGTGGTGCCGCCAAGGGCCGTGGGCGGCAACATGGACATCCGTGACCTGACGGCGGGCTCGACGCTGCATCTGCCGGTGGCTGTGCCCGGTGCCCTGTTCTCGGTAGGCGACACCCACGCGGCCCAGGGGGACGGGGAGGTGTGCGGCACCGCCATCGAATCGGCCATGCACGTGACGCTGCGCTTTACCCTGAACAAGGGCGCGCACCTGAAGACTCCCCGCTTCTCGACGCCTGGTCCCGTCACGGGTCACATCGATCAGGCGGGGTATCACGTCACCACGGGCATCGGGCCGGACCTCTACGCCGCCGCGCAGGACGCCACACGCGCCATGATCGATTTCATGTCCGGGGAGTACGGCCTGTCGCCGCAGGAGGCCTACCTGCTGTGTAGCGTGGCGGCGGACCTGCGCATCAGCGAGATCGTAGACGTGCCCAACTGGCTGGTCGGCCTGTACCTGCCCAGGAGCATTTTCAGGTAG
- a CDS encoding transposase codes for MDGFKALYTSQACNQCGHTCRENRASQSRFRCVACGHQENADLNAARNILGRAVPSGINVAVVNASVA; via the coding sequence GTGGACGGTTTCAAAGCGCTTTACACTTCGCAGGCGTGCAACCAATGCGGCCACACCTGCCGGGAGAACCGGGCCAGTCAATCGCGGTTTCGGTGTGTTGCCTGCGGTCATCAGGAGAATGCGGACCTGAACGCAGCGCGGAACATCCTGGGGCGGGCCGTCCCATCAGGCATCAACGTAGCGGTAGTAAACGCAAGCGTTGCCTGA
- a CDS encoding winged helix-turn-helix domain-containing protein, protein MTQYSISGARKVLRRYHTLGLDGLGDGRADNRGAPTVLTQAEQQQFAARLREDFDQGIFWSGKMVQDWVQAHFGKTVYLSRTYEFMRLAGFSPQRPRPRHVGGDITAQDEFKSKF, encoded by the coding sequence TTGACTCAATATTCGATCTCGGGTGCGCGCAAGGTCTTGCGTCGGTATCACACCCTGGGACTGGACGGTCTGGGAGATGGACGGGCCGACAACCGGGGCGCACCCACGGTCTTGACCCAGGCGGAGCAGCAACAGTTCGCCGCCCGTCTGCGCGAGGATTTTGACCAGGGCATCTTCTGGAGCGGCAAAATGGTTCAGGACTGGGTTCAGGCGCACTTTGGCAAAACGGTGTACCTGAGCCGCACCTATGAGTTCATGCGCCTGGCCGGGTTTTCACCCCAGCGGCCACGCCCCCGACATGTCGGGGGCGACATAACTGCTCAGGACGAGTTCAAATCAAAATTTTAG
- a CDS encoding RNA-guided endonuclease InsQ/TnpB family protein: MKVVRTAKLKLICSPEQKAALDVVTFAFRDAQNTCSKWAFENAKTASNKKIHDACYATLRTQHGLSSQLACSAERLVASTYKGLWTRTIDAAKRRREAVARKASGQKIRIPSLYKGLDSAPLFKARTLEYQLGRDYSFKKDQHVSLMTLEGRLSLPYVGWNRHVAELGLADTVIGAAKLWYQKSRKQWYLLVSFTVELPEPKSSDFKQVVGVDVGQRFHAVTKVNDPSRVVHAVLHSGAEHDRRKRTYERNRSNLQAKGTRSSKKRLASLSGQERRFTACTNHQLASRIIQAHPHALIGMEDLVHLRDRVERRSSNKASKKRKAANRRSSQWSYAELRRYVGYKAQLTGSLVVAVDAYMTSQTCPPCGHVSRENRPGNGVRFVCQSCGFEEHADVVGAMNIGMRASFLKQQWSFTGCLSATPVLSGDVDVPRDEVEARRAARAIFLELRWSVGTSP, translated from the coding sequence GTGAAGGTTGTCCGCACCGCCAAACTGAAGCTGATCTGCTCTCCTGAGCAGAAAGCGGCGCTTGACGTGGTGACGTTCGCCTTCCGTGACGCTCAAAATACCTGCTCGAAATGGGCTTTTGAGAACGCCAAGACCGCGTCCAATAAAAAGATCCACGACGCGTGTTACGCCACGCTGCGCACTCAGCACGGACTGAGTTCTCAACTGGCCTGTTCGGCCGAGCGTCTTGTGGCTTCGACGTACAAGGGTCTGTGGACACGGACCATAGACGCCGCCAAGCGCCGCCGGGAGGCTGTGGCCCGCAAAGCCAGCGGGCAAAAGATTCGTATTCCGTCCCTGTATAAAGGTCTGGATTCGGCTCCGCTGTTCAAGGCCCGCACGCTGGAATACCAGCTGGGCCGGGATTACAGCTTCAAGAAAGACCAGCACGTGTCTTTGATGACGTTGGAAGGTCGTCTGTCGTTGCCGTATGTCGGCTGGAACCGCCATGTGGCTGAGCTTGGGCTGGCAGACACGGTGATCGGCGCGGCCAAGCTGTGGTATCAGAAATCCAGAAAGCAGTGGTATCTGCTGGTCAGCTTTACGGTTGAACTGCCTGAACCCAAATCCAGCGATTTTAAGCAGGTGGTTGGGGTTGATGTGGGGCAGCGCTTCCATGCGGTGACCAAAGTGAACGACCCGTCCCGGGTCGTTCACGCGGTGCTGCATTCGGGTGCGGAGCACGACCGCCGCAAGCGCACGTATGAACGGAACAGAAGCAATTTGCAGGCCAAAGGCACCCGGTCCTCGAAGAAGCGTCTCGCTTCCCTGAGTGGCCAGGAGAGACGGTTCACAGCCTGCACGAATCATCAACTCGCCTCCAGGATTATTCAGGCCCACCCCCATGCATTGATCGGTATGGAAGATCTCGTTCACCTGCGCGACCGGGTGGAGCGCCGTTCCTCGAACAAAGCCTCTAAAAAGCGCAAAGCGGCCAACCGACGTTCTTCGCAGTGGAGTTATGCCGAGCTGCGCCGTTATGTTGGGTATAAAGCGCAGCTTACCGGTAGTCTGGTGGTGGCGGTGGACGCGTACATGACCAGTCAGACGTGTCCGCCTTGCGGACACGTCAGCCGGGAGAACCGGCCAGGAAATGGAGTCAGGTTCGTGTGTCAGAGCTGCGGCTTTGAGGAACATGCGGACGTGGTGGGCGCCATGAATATCGGGATGCGGGCGAGTTTTCTCAAGCAACAGTGGTCTTTTACGGGGTGCCTGTCAGCCACCCCCGTCCTCTCTGGGGACGTAGATGTTCCGCGTGATGAAGTCGAAGCCAGGAGGGCGGCGCGAGCCATCTTTCTGGAGTTGAGATGGAGCGTAGGGACAAGCCCGTGA
- a CDS encoding transposase: protein MDEHRLGLQPITRPVWTPTGHPATRPVQPRYDWLYLYAFVCPESGASQFWLVPEVTKRAYQLVVAAFAASLGAGPDHHILLVENGAGFHVPPVEGHPRGLETMTLPPYSPELQPVERAWNLTDEPLANRCFESLAELQDALGERCAWLETQPDLITQHTLFHWWPLCTNLSESV from the coding sequence ATGGATGAACATCGCCTTGGCCTCCAACCCATCACGCGGCCCGTCTGGACGCCCACGGGTCACCCGGCAACCCGCCCTGTCCAGCCACGTTACGACTGGCTGTACCTGTATGCCTTCGTATGTCCTGAAAGCGGAGCCAGCCAGTTCTGGCTGGTCCCCGAGGTCACCAAACGCGCCTATCAACTCGTCGTGGCCGCGTTCGCGGCCAGTCTCGGAGCGGGGCCAGACCATCATATTTTGCTCGTTGAAAATGGCGCGGGATTCCATGTCCCTCCGGTGGAGGGACATCCCCGTGGCTTGGAGACGATGACGCTGCCCCCCTATTCGCCAGAATTGCAGCCGGTGGAACGCGCCTGGAACCTGACGGATGAGCCGCTGGCCAACCGCTGCTTCGAATCACTCGCTGAACTTCAAGACGCGCTTGGAGAACGCTGCGCCTGGCTGGAAACTCAACCCGATCTCATCACGCAGCACACCCTGTTCCATTGGTGGCCCCTCTGTACGAATTTATCGGAGTCCGTATGA
- a CDS encoding PAS domain-containing sensor histidine kinase, translating into MTSPPTPDPSLDAVDLQAIIDSSADCIKVLDLDARVLSMNIGGRQTMEITDFSVCQGLLWPTFWEGEARAQVQQALDAARAGHTTTFEGPARTFAGTPKWWEVRVSPLRAADGTVTRLLASSRDITARKQTEQQLEAAQHQLRNHAQVLEVRVEQRERALAALVRFTTQVASSTELHDIATAASDTLRDAVGGAISGFFLVKGKMAYPVMFSSNTPPEVMAARRAGIALSAPLVASALARRGTSFVGSEDGRRQSVGYASALSVTAYHQGEQPYALFAAGTPRPEWTAQEQEVIESVGRGLGLALDREVQTQQLQERTAGLDAFVAFSESSSATTDILALARQAVEVLETTLRVVSVAYYELDGDLWKARVWSENLTPEVVAVLTAGISVNAPSYAEAVQTRASVFVPGWCADSQGVARTEAFGAGAFYPCFVGESPHGLLSMGTPRAGDWTPREEAVFSAVGRSLTLALERTAQTRELTLQRDALTARTRELLLANEELDAFTYSASHDLRTPVRHVMSFAGLARTALVNNQPDKVSRNLDIIQQGATRMNGLIDGMLLLSRAGRHDLQAQMVSLEPLILQAQHDAQLEFPEQVIDVKLRAAVSVWGDARLLQQVLTNLISNAVKYSTTRDVSDVVVQVSETGTEWTITVQDNGVGFDPRYGGKLFGIFQRLHTQDAFPGIGVGLATVRRIVLKHGGRVFAEGSVGAGATFGLTLPKPAA; encoded by the coding sequence ATGACTTCCCCTCCCACCCCGGACCCCTCCCTGGATGCCGTTGATCTGCAGGCCATCATCGACAGCAGCGCCGACTGCATCAAGGTGCTGGATCTGGACGCCCGCGTGCTGTCCATGAATATCGGCGGCAGGCAGACCATGGAGATCACGGACTTCAGCGTCTGCCAGGGCCTCCTGTGGCCCACATTCTGGGAAGGCGAGGCTCGCGCCCAGGTCCAGCAGGCGCTGGACGCCGCGCGCGCCGGACACACCACCACCTTTGAAGGCCCCGCCAGAACGTTTGCCGGCACTCCAAAGTGGTGGGAGGTGCGGGTGTCGCCGCTGCGCGCCGCAGACGGCACCGTCACCCGGCTGCTGGCCAGCAGCCGGGACATCACCGCGCGCAAGCAGACGGAGCAGCAGCTCGAGGCGGCTCAGCATCAGCTCAGGAACCACGCCCAGGTTCTCGAGGTCCGCGTGGAACAGCGTGAGCGGGCCCTCGCTGCCTTGGTCCGCTTCACCACCCAGGTGGCCAGCAGCACCGAGCTGCACGACATCGCCACCGCGGCCAGCGATACCCTCCGCGACGCGGTCGGCGGCGCCATCAGCGGCTTTTTTCTGGTCAAGGGCAAAATGGCCTATCCGGTGATGTTCTCCAGCAACACGCCCCCAGAGGTCATGGCTGCCCGACGTGCCGGAATCGCGCTGAGCGCGCCGCTGGTGGCCAGCGCCCTGGCACGGCGCGGCACATCGTTTGTGGGCAGTGAGGATGGGCGACGGCAGTCGGTGGGCTACGCCAGTGCGCTGAGTGTCACGGCCTACCACCAGGGGGAGCAGCCCTACGCCCTGTTCGCGGCCGGGACCCCGCGCCCCGAGTGGACGGCGCAGGAGCAGGAGGTCATCGAGTCGGTCGGGCGTGGCCTGGGGCTGGCGCTGGACCGGGAGGTGCAGACCCAGCAGCTTCAAGAGCGTACTGCTGGACTGGACGCCTTCGTTGCGTTCAGTGAGTCGTCCAGCGCGACGACGGACATTCTCGCGCTGGCCCGTCAGGCCGTGGAGGTGCTGGAAACCACCCTGCGGGTGGTCAGCGTCGCGTACTACGAGCTGGACGGGGACCTGTGGAAAGCGCGGGTGTGGTCCGAGAATCTTACCCCGGAGGTCGTGGCTGTCCTGACGGCAGGCATTTCTGTGAACGCCCCCAGTTACGCCGAGGCGGTCCAGACCAGGGCGTCGGTGTTCGTGCCGGGCTGGTGTGCCGACAGCCAGGGCGTGGCCAGGACCGAGGCATTCGGGGCCGGGGCGTTCTACCCGTGCTTCGTGGGCGAGTCGCCGCACGGTCTGCTGTCCATGGGCACGCCGCGTGCGGGGGACTGGACGCCCCGTGAGGAAGCGGTCTTCAGCGCGGTGGGCCGCAGCCTGACCCTGGCGCTGGAACGCACGGCGCAGACCCGGGAGCTGACCCTGCAGCGGGACGCTCTGACGGCCCGCACCCGGGAACTCCTGCTGGCCAACGAAGAACTGGATGCGTTCACGTACTCGGCCTCGCATGACCTGCGCACGCCAGTCCGGCACGTGATGAGCTTTGCCGGTCTGGCCCGCACCGCGCTCGTCAACAACCAACCCGACAAGGTCAGCCGCAACCTGGACATCATTCAGCAGGGGGCCACCCGCATGAATGGGCTGATTGACGGGATGCTGCTGCTGTCCCGGGCCGGCCGGCATGACCTGCAGGCCCAGATGGTCTCCCTGGAACCACTGATCTTGCAGGCGCAGCATGACGCTCAGCTTGAGTTTCCGGAACAGGTGATCGACGTGAAGTTGCGGGCCGCCGTCAGCGTCTGGGGGGACGCGCGGCTGCTGCAGCAGGTGCTGACGAACCTGATCAGCAACGCGGTGAAGTACTCCACCACACGGGACGTTTCGGACGTCGTGGTGCAGGTCAGTGAGACGGGGACCGAGTGGACGATCACCGTGCAGGACAATGGAGTGGGCTTTGATCCCAGGTACGGCGGGAAACTGTTCGGGATCTTCCAGCGGCTGCACACGCAAGACGCCTTTCCGGGGATTGGGGTGGGCCTGGCGACGGTGCGGCGCATCGTGCTCAAGCACGGAGGCCGGGTATTTGCGGAGGGCAGCGTGGGCGCGGGGGCCACCTTCGGCCTGACCCTGCCGAAGCCCGCCGCGTAA
- a CDS encoding excalibur calcium-binding domain-containing protein produces the protein MHSSVRRLWRGLWCLALSWTLLGSAGAATFGIETRLLGRPLTAQQQATVREAATRVSALITSPFAPVRVDIAANECDRGLPRVQGTLKQLLVFVVVKQLGDDVYATGMPCDLRDGSYLPVYGVIDLNSVGLSELPREDLLDTMIHELLHVLGVGTLWEPEYRVSVSGDTDGRTFVRRVGGVLYYTGPRALAAYRALGGQKQGVPLDPDAGHWSGQAVCAEILSGSASDFTGQVNPVSLLTLGALEDLGYRVNRAGAERFKLPQGSCAAQAKRDAAAARAGAPVKVPQGGFATCAAAHAAGVPLPIRRGQAGYRTGLDGDGDGLACESGR, from the coding sequence GTGCATTCTTCCGTGAGGCGCTTGTGGCGCGGGTTGTGGTGTCTGGCGCTGTCCTGGACTCTGCTTGGCAGTGCGGGTGCGGCAACCTTTGGCATTGAGACGCGGCTGCTGGGCCGCCCCCTGACCGCCCAGCAGCAGGCCACCGTACGGGAGGCGGCGACACGGGTTTCGGCGTTGATCACATCGCCGTTTGCGCCGGTGCGGGTGGATATTGCCGCCAATGAATGTGACCGGGGACTGCCCAGGGTGCAGGGCACCCTGAAGCAGTTGCTGGTGTTTGTGGTGGTCAAGCAACTCGGCGACGACGTGTATGCCACCGGCATGCCGTGCGATCTGCGCGATGGTTCGTACCTGCCGGTGTACGGCGTGATTGATCTGAACTCCGTGGGGCTCTCCGAATTGCCGCGCGAAGATCTGCTGGACACGATGATTCATGAGCTCCTCCACGTGCTGGGCGTCGGCACGCTGTGGGAACCGGAGTACCGGGTGTCTGTCAGTGGCGATACCGACGGACGAACCTTCGTGCGGCGTGTTGGTGGAGTTCTGTACTACACGGGTCCGCGTGCCCTGGCCGCTTACCGGGCGCTGGGCGGACAGAAGCAGGGCGTGCCTCTGGACCCGGACGCCGGGCACTGGTCCGGTCAGGCCGTGTGTGCCGAGATTCTGTCCGGGAGCGCCAGCGATTTCACGGGACAGGTCAATCCGGTCAGTCTGTTGACGCTGGGCGCGCTGGAAGATCTGGGGTACCGGGTCAACCGGGCTGGGGCCGAACGGTTCAAGTTGCCGCAGGGCAGCTGCGCCGCTCAGGCCAAGCGCGACGCAGCTGCGGCCCGGGCGGGCGCGCCGGTCAAGGTGCCGCAAGGAGGGTTCGCCACCTGTGCAGCCGCCCACGCCGCCGGCGTCCCGCTTCCGATCCGGCGCGGTCAGGCAGGTTACCGGACAGGGCTGGATGGGGACGGAGACGGCCTGGCCTGTGAATCTGGACGATGA
- a CDS encoding protease inhibitor I42 family protein: MTKVAHHAHSRASSRPISVRWALTPLLLTTLLLAAPAAQAQGTPRTIEVAVSASTTGQEVPVREGDILRFTLSGAGGTGYSWQAMDVDPAYLTLIDRQTVAAPTASGQVPQVGGPGPSTVYRYVVRAPLRRAGVSFSVPVVFAHLPPGRTGRVQITLIRYTLVSGQ, translated from the coding sequence ATGACCAAAGTCGCGCACCACGCCCACTCCCGCGCATCCTCCCGGCCCATCTCGGTCCGTTGGGCCCTGACGCCCCTACTGCTGACCACGCTTCTGCTGGCCGCACCTGCGGCGCAGGCGCAGGGCACCCCCCGGACTATTGAGGTGGCAGTGTCGGCATCCACCACCGGCCAGGAAGTGCCGGTGCGTGAGGGCGACATTCTGCGCTTCACGCTCAGTGGTGCGGGCGGCACCGGCTACAGCTGGCAGGCCATGGACGTGGACCCAGCGTACCTGACCCTGATTGACCGACAGACCGTGGCCGCACCCACGGCCAGTGGACAGGTGCCCCAGGTGGGCGGCCCCGGTCCCTCCACAGTGTACCGCTACGTTGTGCGCGCTCCCCTGCGCCGTGCGGGCGTGAGCTTCAGCGTGCCGGTGGTGTTCGCCCACCTTCCTCCCGGCCGCACCGGCCGCGTACAGATCACCCTGATTCGCTACACCCTGGTTTCCGGCCAGTAG
- a CDS encoding site-specific integrase translates to MLRPRPNHGAAYASWKVILLGAPAGLRVSELAGLRRADIHLQGEHLQLMVTGKRQKRQGCSPEPVTAAGPPGLAGEDTAIA, encoded by the coding sequence TTGCTGCGTCCGCGGCCCAACCATGGCGCGGCCTACGCCAGCTGGAAGGTCATCCTGCTCGGCGCGCCTGCCGGGCTGCGGGTCAGCGAGCTCGCGGGCCTGCGCAGGGCCGACATCCACCTGCAGGGCGAGCATCTGCAGCTGATGGTGACGGGAAAACGGCAGAAACGGCAAGGTTGTTCCCCTGAGCCGGTCACTGCAGCAGGTCCTCCAGGCCTGGCTGGCGAGGACACCGCAATTGCTTAG